DNA sequence from the Ruminococcus albus 7 = DSM 20455 genome:
CGCGATGCACCTGAGCTTGGGATATCGTTCTGCAAATACCCTGAATATGCTGTCCTGCTGTTCAAGATCGGGCTGCATAGGTATGCCGTCTTTGAGATCACCTTTACTATGATCATTAACATCTCGCCATAGATGATAAGGCTCTATACCAAGAAGTACATCCACATAGGGCAGGCATTCTGTGCAGAACTCTCTTGCTTCCTCCCAGTCCCAGAGAGTACTGCGGAAATTACCGTCAAAGCTTATTGTTAGTCCGAGTTCAGACGCAGCCTTCAGGCTGTCAGTAACAAGTCTGCGGCAGTTATGGGAAAGTGCGGGAGTAATACCGCTGAGGTGAAGCCATGTATAATCTTTCAAAAGAGAATACAGATCTACCCTGCTGTAATCATACTCCGAGAATGCGCTGTGCTTTCTGTCATAAGTAACCTTACTGGGACGGATTCCATAACCTGCTTCAAGATAGTAAGTACCCATACGGTCAGTAGGTGTATCTGCAGAAGTACTAAGTATCATCGGGCTGCAGTGTACATCATTACTGCGAAGCATCCTTACGGCGCTTTTACCGATGCTGTTATTAGGTACAACACTGAAGAATGTGCTGTCGATGCCAAGATTTGCAAGTGCCAGTGCTATATTTGCCTCACTTCCGCCGTAGCTTACATCAAAGCTTGTTGCAGTGCGTATCTTCTCATAATTCGGGGGAGTCAGCCTCAGCATGATCTCACCTATCGTAATGAATCTGTTTGCGTTATTCTCCATATCAAATCTCCTTGATAATCTTCATCAGCCATAAAAAACGATATGAGAAAGACTGTGCAGTTTTCCGCACAGTCTTTCAGTTCAGAGGAATTTATCACGCAGCCGATCAATGTGTGACCTTATTTTTCGGCTGCACTATTTGGTAAAATAAGCTATCGCATTATTGTAGCAGATATCTTTTACAATCTCTCCTACAAAATCGATATCAGCAGGATACTCACCGTCTTCGATAAGAGTACCGAACATATTACAGAGTATACGTCTGAAATAATCATGACGGGTATACGAAAGGAAGCTTCTGCTGTCTGTAAGCATACCGATGAATTTCGATACAAGTCCAAGCTGTGAAAGCGCAGTAAGCTGCTTTTCCATACCGTCCTTCTGATCGTTGAACCACCATGCCGAACCAAACTGCATCTTACCAACAACGCCGCCCTGCTGGAAGCAGTTCATGATAGTAGCAAGCACTTCATTATCACGGGGATTCAGACAGTACAGTATAGTCTTGGGAAGTTCATCTGTGCTGTCAAGTTCATCAAGCAGCAGAGAAAGCTTTTTAGCAAATGTCTGATCTTCTATGGCATCGAATCCTGTATCGGGGCCGAGTAGACTCATATACCTGCGGGAATTATTTCTCAGTGCTCCTATATGGTACTGCTGTACCCAGCCGAGGCGTGAGTACTGCTTTCCAAGATGTACAAGTATATAACCCTTGTACTGCTCGATCTCATCGTATGTAAGATCATCACCGTTCAAAGCCTTTTTGAGTATCTTATCTACCTTTGCCTTATCAGCAGGCTTGTACATTACTACATCAAGTGCATGATCGGAGCATACACAACCTGCTTTATCGAAGAATTCGATACGGTTTGTAAGAGCCTTGCAAAGTGAATCTATATCGTCTATCCTTACATCTGCAGCATCTGCAAGCTTTGCTATATAAGGAACGAAAGTAGGAAGCTCGATATTTATAGCCTTATCGGGTCTGAAAGCAGGATATACTTCAACATCGAAAGAATCATCCTCAGCCAGCAGTTTGTGGAAATGAAGATCATCAATGGGATCATCGGTGGTAAACAACTTTTTAACACCGCTCATAGATATCATTTTTCTTGCAGTGAGTGTAGTGAGCTTTTCGTTGCACTTATCGAATATATCCTTAGCTGTTTTAGGCGAAAGGATGTCCTCGATATCAAAGTAACGTCTGAGTTCCATATGAGTCCAGTGGAAAATAGGATTTCCGATAGCATAAGGCATCACTTCCGCGTATTTCATGAACTTATCAAGATCGCTTTTATCACCTGTGATGTAGCTCTCGTCAACACCCATCTCTCGCATCAGGCGCCATTTGTAATGGTCACCGCCAAGCCAGCATTCAGTGATGGAAGAAAACTTCTTATCATTGTATATCTCCTCAACGCTGAGATGACAATGGAAATCAAATATCGGCATATCCTTTGCGTAATTCTCGTAAAGGGTAATGGCTGTTGGATTCTTCAGTACAAAATCCTTATCCATAAAACTTTTCATCATTATACTCCTTTTTTACAGGGTAACACCTGTTTTGAATATTGCAATATCTCGGGAATCGTATATTTCATTTACGGTCTTCTGACCTCCTGCAACAGCTGCAACAAGATCAACAAGTGAATCAAGCTTGCTTTCAAAGCTTTCGCCCTGAGCTATCGTTCCCGCATCAAAGTCTATCCAGTTTTTCTTACGCTGAGAAAGCTCTGTATTGGTAGATATTTTCACAGTAGGTACAAAACCGCCGAAGGGAGTACCCCTGCCTGTTGTAAACAGCACAAGCTGACACCCTGCGCAGGCAAGATCAGTAACAGCTACCATATCATTTCCGGGGCCATTCAGCAGATTGAGTCCGTGTTCAACAACACAGTTTCCTTCCATCAGAACGTCACACACTTCACCGGTACCAGATTTCTGAGTACAGCCGAGAGATTTATCCTCAAGAGTGGTTATACCACCTGCTTTATTGCCCGGTGAAGGATTTTCATATACAGGCTGATCATGTCTTTTATAGTACTCCTTGAATCCGTTTACCAGATGAACGACCTTCTCAAAGGTCTCAGCATCCTTTGCGCGGTTCATAAGGAGGTGTTCAGCACCGAACATCTCAGGCACCTCAGTAAGTACTGTAGTACCTCCGACCTCAGCCATATAATCTGAGAATCGTCCGACCAGCGGATTTGCAGTTATACCGGAAAGACCGTCTGAGCCGCCGCATTTAAGACCTACTTTAAGGCATGAGATATCCTTTGGCTCGCGCTTATCATTTTTAGCTGCTTCATATAATTCTTCGAGAAGCTGTACACCTGCTTCTACCTCGTCAGGAACATCCTGGGCGATCAGGAAACGTGTACGGCTCTCATCATATTCACCGAGGGTATCTTTGAAAACATCCATGCGGTTGTTCTCGCAGCCAAGACCAAGAACAAGAGCACCTCCGCAATTAGGGTGCTTTACCATTCTCTGCAGAAGCAGCCTGGTCCTTTCATGATCCTCACCGATCTGTGAACAGCCATAAGGGTGTGTGAAAGCATGACAACCGTCAACACCTGAAAGTTCAGGATGCTTTTCACAGAACACCTTGACTATACGCCTAGCCTGAGAATTAACACATCCGACTGTGGGTATTACCCAAAGTTCGTTGCGTATACCTGCATCTCCGTTCTTACGTACATATACATTCACATTTCGGCTGACCGCCTTTGGAAGTTCCGGCTTTGCAACTTTGTTAAAAGTATACTCCAGTGTTCCGTCAAGACAGGTATGCATATTGTGGGTATGAACATGGCTGCCTGCATTTATCTGCTGCGAAGCTGCGCCGATGACCTCACCATATTTGATGACCTGCTCACCCTCAGCTATGTTTCTTAGGGCAAATTTATGTCCCTTTTCGATATCCTCGCAAAGGACAACATTTTCAGCTGTTTCTCCTTTTGCAAGTTTTGTCAGCGCAACGCCGACATTATCCAGGGGATTGATAATGATAGTCTTTCTCATATCTCATCACCAAGAAAAGCTTTAAGTGCAGTTCTCATACCATTTTCTGTTATAGCTTTGATATGACCTGCTACCTGACGGACATTGTCATCAGTACACAGATCGCAGCCCCATATATCCGAAGCTGAAAGAGCCTTTCTTGCAATATCCTCACAGTCTGAAAGCTGCCAAAGCTCATTCCAGAAGCGCAGATACTTTTCATCATCCTTCAGAGCTATAACTTCTTCACCTCTCCTGCCTCTGTAAAATACTGTAAGTGCAGCAAATGCGAACAGGATATGTTTTGGAGCACTGCCAAAACGTTCGAGATGATACTTGTAAGTGGGGAGAAGTCTTGTAACGAACTTGGTAGTTGAATTAAGTGCTATGGACATAAGCTCATGACGAATGAAAGGATTCATGAAACGGTCAAATACGCTGTTTGCAAAAGCATCCATCTCATTAGCGGGAAGATCTATAGTAGGCTTGATCTCATCGTTAACAAGTTCTCTTATGAATCTGCCCACATCCTCATCTTCAACAGCCTCACGTACTGTGTCGATCCCGCAAAGATATGCAACGGGTACCATAGCGGTATGAGAACCGTTAAGTATCTTTACCTTGCGCTGCTTATAAGGAGTTATATCATCTGCATAGATAACGTTGAGCCCTGCCTTGTCAGCGGGGAGTTTTTCCTGTACAAAAGGTTCTTTCTGAAGTACCCACAGGTGAAAAACTTCGCCCTTGACGATATTGACATCATGGAACCCTGTTTCATTACAGATAGCCTCTGCATTATCCTTCGGATAACCAGGAACGATCCTGTCAACAAGAGTATTGGTAAAATGGTTTGCTGATGTGATCCAGTCAATGAATGCCTCATCCATACCGTTGATGCGAGCAAGCTCAATAAGAATACGCTTCAGTTCATCACCGTTATGGTCGATAAGCTCACAGGGAACTATTGCAAGACCCTTGTTTTTATCACCGTTAAAATGGTCATATCTTGCTTTCAGGAAAGCCAGCATCTTACCGGGGAAGCTTTTAGGGCATACTGAGAAATCAGTATCCGTTTTATCAAGAGCGATACCAGCTTCTGTTGTATTTGATATAATTGTTTCAAGATCCTCATTCTCAGCCAGTTCAAGAAACTTTGCATACTGAGTATATGGATCACAAACATCACTCACTACATCTATGATCTCACGTTTCTGAACGCTCTTGCCGTCATCGATGCCTTCAAGACAAAGTGTGTAGAGTCCATCCTGAGAAGCTATCTCATTTATCCTCCCTGTGGGAGTAGGCTGTACTATGACTACACCTGCATCGGTAAGACCCTTATTATTCATCTGCTGGATTATCCAGTCAACAAAAGCCCTTAAAAAGTTACCCTCACCGAACTGAAGTATCCTTACCTTTTTCTTCGGTACGGTGTGATTTGTTCTGTTTAGTTCTTTCATAATAGCGACCGCCTCATTTATTTCTCAGTTTTATGCGTTTCTCGGTCTGCTTGTCGAACAGATAAACGCTCTCATAGGGCAGATAAAAATCAAATCCCTCTCCGCTTTCAGGAGATACATGTGGATCTACTTTAAGTATGCTGTTGCCGTTGTAGATATCCACATACACATTTGTATTATCTCCAAGCAGTTCCACCAGTTCAACTACTGATGTCATATGATAACAATTTTCCGGTACATTTCTCTCTGCAAGCTTAACAGCTTCAGGACGGAAACCTAATACAACTTCCCTGCCCTCTAAACTTTCAAGTATATCCTTATCGACACATTTTTCAAGGTCGATAGTATTATTCTGCAAAGGAAGCTTTCCGTTTTCCACCCTGCTCTCAATAAAGTTCATGGGAGGCTCACCTATGAAGCCTGCAACGAACATATTTACAGGAGAAAAATACAGTTCATACGGAGTGCCTACCTGCTGGATATAGCCGTTTTTCATAACTACTATCCTGTCAGCCATAGTCATGGCTTCAGTCTGGTCATGGGTAACATATATGGTAGTAGCACCTGTCTGGCGATGTATCTGAGTTATCTCGGAACGCATTGTAACACGCTGCTTTGCATCAAGATTGGAAAGCGGCTCATCCATAAGGAAAATATCGACCTTACGGATTATCGCACGTCCGACTGCAACTCTCTGTCGCTGACCGCCTGAGAGCTCACGAGGAAGTCTATCCAGATAATCGGACAGTCCGAGAATATCTGCCGTAGATCTGACCTTTTCATCTATAACGTCATCATCAACGCCCTGTAGCATCAGACCGAATGCCAGATTATCGTATACTGTCATATGAGGGTAGAGAGCGTAGCTCTGGAACACCATAGCAACTCCGCGATCACGCGGACCCATTTCATTAGCCCTCTCACCGTCTATGAGAAAATCGCCCTTACTGATATTCTCAAGACCTGCGATCATACGCAGTGTAGTGGACTTTCCGCATCCTGACGAGCCTACAAAAACTATGAACTCGCCTTTATTTATCTCAAGATTAAAATCATGAACGGCATGAAATCCGTTCGGATAGATCTTATTGATCCCTCGCAATGTTAAATATGCCATATCTAATCCCACGCCTTTCGATCGGTATCAGGTCATTTCAGGTCAAGATTGCTGATGTTGTCCATATCATCATATGTCTGGTTCTCACCGCACATACCCCAGATGAATGTATAATTACTTGTAGCTGTACCGCTGTGAATTGACCAGCTGGGGCTGATGACTGCCTGCTCATTATGCATGATGATATGACGTGTTTCTTGGGGCTGACCCATCATGTGGAATACCACGTTATCATCTTCAAGCTCAAAATAGAAATATACTTCCATTCTTCTCTCATGAGTATGAGAAGGCATAGTATTCCATGAGCTTGTCTTATCCAGCTCTGTCATACCCATTGAAAGCTGGCAGGACTTGCATACAGCAGGATGGATATACTGATTTACTACTCGCTTATTCAGGTTTTCGGGAGAGCCGAGAGGTATATGATTAGCCTTTTCCTTGGTGATATATACCGTAGGATAAGTCTGATGTGCAGGACTTGAATTGATATAGAATTTTGCAGGCTTTTCAGCATCATCAGAAGTGAAGGATATTTCCTTAGTACCCATACCGATATAAAGACCGTCCTTGTAGTCAAGAACATATTCCTTACCGTCAAGTGTAACTGTACCCTTACCGCCAACATTGATGATACCCATCTCACGTCTTTCGAGGAAATAATCTGTTCCAAGTTCCTTTGTGCTGCCGAGTGCGAGCGCTCCGTTCACAGGCATAGCACCGCCTGCGATCATTCTATCCTGATGCGAATAAGTAAGGGATATCTCATCTGCTATGAATATATCCTCGATCAGATAATTACTGCGCAGCTCATTAGTATCATAGTGCTTAGAATCATCTGGGTGATTGCTGTATCTTATATCAAGTTTCATAACCTTCACTCTCCTAATTTAAATTCTATCTTTCAGATGTTTTACTGCAAACGGGATATCATCACCCGTTGTACCTTCAAGAACAAGTTCAGCATCAGGAACTACTTTTCTTATCTCTGAAATGATACGGTCATAATCAAATATGCCATTGCCGACTCCGCACTGTCTGAGCGTACCGTCAGCAATAACACAGTCTTTTATGTGGAAAACACATATCCTGTCGCCAAAGGTCTGTAAGCCTTCATCAAGGATATCATACATCCTGTCAATATTAGAAATATCCAAGTAATTGTACAGATCAAAAATTATC
Encoded proteins:
- a CDS encoding UxaA family hydrolase, whose protein sequence is MRKTIIINPLDNVGVALTKLAKGETAENVVLCEDIEKGHKFALRNIAEGEQVIKYGEVIGAASQQINAGSHVHTHNMHTCLDGTLEYTFNKVAKPELPKAVSRNVNVYVRKNGDAGIRNELWVIPTVGCVNSQARRIVKVFCEKHPELSGVDGCHAFTHPYGCSQIGEDHERTRLLLQRMVKHPNCGGALVLGLGCENNRMDVFKDTLGEYDESRTRFLIAQDVPDEVEAGVQLLEELYEAAKNDKREPKDISCLKVGLKCGGSDGLSGITANPLVGRFSDYMAEVGGTTVLTEVPEMFGAEHLLMNRAKDAETFEKVVHLVNGFKEYYKRHDQPVYENPSPGNKAGGITTLEDKSLGCTQKSGTGEVCDVLMEGNCVVEHGLNLLNGPGNDMVAVTDLACAGCQLVLFTTGRGTPFGGFVPTVKISTNTELSQRKKNWIDFDAGTIAQGESFESKLDSLVDLVAAVAGGQKTVNEIYDSRDIAIFKTGVTL
- a CDS encoding sugar kinase, translated to MENNANRFITIGEIMLRLTPPNYEKIRTATSFDVSYGGSEANIALALANLGIDSTFFSVVPNNSIGKSAVRMLRSNDVHCSPMILSTSADTPTDRMGTYYLEAGYGIRPSKVTYDRKHSAFSEYDYSRVDLYSLLKDYTWLHLSGITPALSHNCRRLVTDSLKAASELGLTISFDGNFRSTLWDWEEAREFCTECLPYVDVLLGIEPYHLWRDVNDHSKGDLKDGIPMQPDLEQQDSIFRVFAERYPKLRCIARHVRYVHSGSENSLKAYLWYKGQTFESKLFTFNILDRVGGGDAFASGLIYAMMNDYEPLEMVNFAVASSVIKHTIHGDANITDDAGTIRSLMDMDLDIKR
- the uxaC gene encoding glucuronate isomerase; its protein translation is MKSFMDKDFVLKNPTAITLYENYAKDMPIFDFHCHLSVEEIYNDKKFSSITECWLGGDHYKWRLMREMGVDESYITGDKSDLDKFMKYAEVMPYAIGNPIFHWTHMELRRYFDIEDILSPKTAKDIFDKCNEKLTTLTARKMISMSGVKKLFTTDDPIDDLHFHKLLAEDDSFDVEVYPAFRPDKAINIELPTFVPYIAKLADAADVRIDDIDSLCKALTNRIEFFDKAGCVCSDHALDVVMYKPADKAKVDKILKKALNGDDLTYDEIEQYKGYILVHLGKQYSRLGWVQQYHIGALRNNSRRYMSLLGPDTGFDAIEDQTFAKKLSLLLDELDSTDELPKTILYCLNPRDNEVLATIMNCFQQGGVVGKMQFGSAWWFNDQKDGMEKQLTALSQLGLVSKFIGMLTDSRSFLSYTRHDYFRRILCNMFGTLIEDGEYPADIDFVGEIVKDICYNNAIAYFTK
- a CDS encoding tagaturonate reductase codes for the protein MKELNRTNHTVPKKKVRILQFGEGNFLRAFVDWIIQQMNNKGLTDAGVVIVQPTPTGRINEIASQDGLYTLCLEGIDDGKSVQKREIIDVVSDVCDPYTQYAKFLELAENEDLETIISNTTEAGIALDKTDTDFSVCPKSFPGKMLAFLKARYDHFNGDKNKGLAIVPCELIDHNGDELKRILIELARINGMDEAFIDWITSANHFTNTLVDRIVPGYPKDNAEAICNETGFHDVNIVKGEVFHLWVLQKEPFVQEKLPADKAGLNVIYADDITPYKQRKVKILNGSHTAMVPVAYLCGIDTVREAVEDEDVGRFIRELVNDEIKPTIDLPANEMDAFANSVFDRFMNPFIRHELMSIALNSTTKFVTRLLPTYKYHLERFGSAPKHILFAFAALTVFYRGRRGEEVIALKDDEKYLRFWNELWQLSDCEDIARKALSASDIWGCDLCTDDNVRQVAGHIKAITENGMRTALKAFLGDEI
- the kduI gene encoding 5-dehydro-4-deoxy-D-glucuronate isomerase — encoded protein: MKLDIRYSNHPDDSKHYDTNELRSNYLIEDIFIADEISLTYSHQDRMIAGGAMPVNGALALGSTKELGTDYFLERREMGIINVGGKGTVTLDGKEYVLDYKDGLYIGMGTKEISFTSDDAEKPAKFYINSSPAHQTYPTVYITKEKANHIPLGSPENLNKRVVNQYIHPAVCKSCQLSMGMTELDKTSSWNTMPSHTHERRMEVYFYFELEDDNVVFHMMGQPQETRHIIMHNEQAVISPSWSIHSGTATSNYTFIWGMCGENQTYDDMDNISNLDLK
- a CDS encoding ABC transporter ATP-binding protein; the encoded protein is MAYLTLRGINKIYPNGFHAVHDFNLEINKGEFIVFVGSSGCGKSTTLRMIAGLENISKGDFLIDGERANEMGPRDRGVAMVFQSYALYPHMTVYDNLAFGLMLQGVDDDVIDEKVRSTADILGLSDYLDRLPRELSGGQRQRVAVGRAIIRKVDIFLMDEPLSNLDAKQRVTMRSEITQIHRQTGATTIYVTHDQTEAMTMADRIVVMKNGYIQQVGTPYELYFSPVNMFVAGFIGEPPMNFIESRVENGKLPLQNNTIDLEKCVDKDILESLEGREVVLGFRPEAVKLAERNVPENCYHMTSVVELVELLGDNTNVYVDIYNGNSILKVDPHVSPESGEGFDFYLPYESVYLFDKQTEKRIKLRNK